The genomic stretch atgaggaaatgtccgggagtgagggctaggagatcatttggatcggtggagataggagttagcgggcgggaattgaggactgcttctatttctatgataagagtattacggtgttaagctcatatgtttctgtttctccactcgcgctgcgccataatatcctttgatatttccgatcctctggtcgtacgaggaattgccgatacattttctcgatgtcgccagtcagtacgtactgatgagcgcggaatctaattaatatacaaaataaattgtgaattgattcgagaatataggatttccccattttcatgattatcgtgatttttgtataaatatattttttaacatactaataattaggtacttataaattagtattatcaattattttgcatttataattccgcctctagtataagtattaattgaaaactaactttatgtttcaaaaagtactagcaatgtcgttgagtaacaagccactgatgctaacacaaatagcattgtcgtaattaaatatttctaaatattcatttttcattttggacctgtagaaacaatttattatatatactattagctaagtaattgcatatttaattaagtcgaaatataaaacttagttattttaataatttaaaaataaaaaactgacaaacatttcaatttaatttatggttggaacaaaagacagttatttttcattaattgaaatattgcaatgcagagtactttccaaaatacgccgagagtattcctgatggtgaaacgagcgttgcttcatcgaacgcagctaaagaaaacaacatctatgtagttggtggtacgatgcctgaaatagagggcgataaattgtacaatacctgtactatttggggtcccgatggaactttgatagcaagacaccgaaaggtaagtaatatattcctttatggctttgaatttgaaaatatcggggtgaagaaagtgactctatctaggaataatttaggaatatacatatgtacatacgtatactataaccaattctataatttacggtttataaaatacgttatgatacgggaaacgcccatttttgttgtaatgtgtttgttgttgtataaatttttcacatacttaaaatattattatacttattttttctcctttttaaacattattaaatgataagattttttaataaaagaaagtgataaaaacgctgtcagttattaaataaaaaataattaaagtttaggagttggtaactttgatattaaattacaaaagttgcagcaatataattagcgaccacatttttatgttattaggtacatctattcgacatcgacattcctaataagattacttttcgagagagtgattcactcagtcctggtaactccctaacgacgttcgatgtgaagggctgcaaaataggtattggcatttgctatgatattagattcgaggaaatggcacgcatttatcggaacaaaggtacagtaacttaatcgatcaatacttaactagcaaaaaattaaatatctttcttaaatatattctatataaaattaatataatctgtaactctgtataaaaagaagcttaatttaaaaaaccagtatatttgctgaaaatgaaacaaataaaagaattaaaagcacaataagaggactgtcctcgcatattcagaaatgatggaatgtgaaccgtgcaactacgaagttaattggtattcggtggcttcatatttcctgcttctctgggttaggttgccaaatgctgatatatccagcggcattcaatatgaccactggaccactgcactggtcattacttcagcgtttcagagcgaatgataatcaattatacgttgcctgcatatcaccggctcgtgttccttaagcaagttacgtcgcatggggacatacacagttgaccaatccctgaggaaagattctttacgatttggaaactcaagagaatatggcagtcaccgatatcggtaatttacagcttaaaattaaaagcgagagatccatgatgtaattaatttttagtctcgttaatttatcgatttagccatcttcctttgtatttgttgaatttattagtaagcattacttattacttcgtatgtttcttttttctatcagatctaaaagttgttgaggaagtaagggctcggatacctacattttctcagagacgtacagatttgtacgacactgtctgtaagaaggagtaactctacactaaaacagaaaatgtttttttataatatttctactacgatatcctttttttgtgaattattactaatttcttatcatttgtactaaatgaatgactcaattaagaaaactaaaacgttataaataataatctgtatatcttgtgtatcaacatgtaattggatattataataatataggaatgctataataatataggataataatataggagaataataatatagaaaaaaatacatgcttttaaacacctttaatatcgatcacataaattgttataattcacaatgattacgcatacataaaagaccccttgatagtaaaatttacgatcaaaaggcaattacgtatcgtttaacaacatttaatttataacaccttttaaacatttagacagattaacacataacacttcttatatataaacatcaattcgaagttatcagcttggagaaattggtcgattaatacctgtagattgtctgtctcgatgaaagaattaaagagagcaaaaacatgataatgccgctaatataatattccttctttcttgtatctgtctgcctctcaggtcgttttactaattacaataagtaatttcgacttctttgcgctctcttttaacgcattcgagaccgaaagaaattcatatcagtcagtaggcaagggtataatatacatattttatatataacttatgtagtaatgtatatatcatgttaatttcatatttttttcaatatagaattattatatatatatgtcggagaagcaggggggatagggttgtcggtgtttgaggagtcttcattgaaggtagccatcgttgcggtgtaacgaagatacgatttattgacacaggtatgaataacacaggtttgacaatttatcacggcggtgagacgtccgcgacactagtgacagtgatcccaggttcaataacgaatccgcggtcaacgggatgacagataggcgttctcgctgaatctaagtctgactcgtaaacgataattgctgagcgtaaagacgttactctttggtcgacgggagcgcgtaaaagaatgcgcgtcccgtcccgatgattccacagaggaaaaactatactggggtgtgtctaaggacacgagatcatcggattcgtcgaggaaagccttcgtttaggaagtaagggaaattgacgttgctgctaattggtcaatctccatatcggtggttagaaaaagatgctagccgccctcgagggaaagttgctagtgggagacgccgctcgttgaaaaatatgtctcccctatcttcccgtagttaggacaaagactgtttgtttgaaggactttagttaactaaaccttaagatttataacgggccctcgggctagccgaacatgtactgtggagacgcatcgacatctggcaatcatcttactcgaagaatagggtctgcgtgtggcgagccacgggacagaaaccgttggaatgtttactgtcgcgtgtcgccacgaatatttcttttaaggagagctatagaattattccatatgtttgttgggcaaagcgttcatcccttgaccgcggctacgttcggcgactgactgtcgcctcgagcccaagctcattatcacaactctccaacaattacaatcggattgaataactacaattgttcaattacagactccggtgttctttcatctccgacatatatatattttttacatttgtagttgcgcacagattttattaaagaaaagtgttaacaatgtgttttcatgatttatttctcgcgactgacttccattaatccctaatattcctgtcgctatacgcgtgtaaatctaacatggctgctcataaatgtcatcagtaaagttatagtgacgggtctttagttttgcttaatatcgaagtaattttccgtctgccgctcgtttttccttattctaccgcaattagaacatttatttattaatattgctttaaagtgacaaaagtattgttcgtgtgaatatacgtatatatatatatatatatatatatatatatatatattatgttgcgtgtcattttaatatggctaatgttttgtaattcttcgattgcgttatttattgttttgagtagtttattttatagagtattcgataatataaatatatatatatatatatatatatatatatatatatatatatatatatatatatatatatatacgtattcatatgcatatttctcttggcagtgtagtattcatatgaaatgaaatgtcaattatttatttatcctttaccggaatgtaggctatttttaagtatgtatcttagattatcggtttgatagaattcgcacacatatatatatttctgacaatgtaaccttcatttctttaataatacaatattgtatgttttatgtattcgttaaactattagtttttgacttcatgtatacttatatttcataaattgataatattgtatttattgcatagtattggaagcactgtctctaatatttactaggttattacatgttcggcatatatgtttatacttatatgtaactctccaaattgattgattgaaatatatttatatatatatatatattcctggcgtttcaattattttccccttttgtagttattcttatttcctggtttatttagaattgtgtgtatatgtattttgtttattggttggatccgttaatcgccctcgttttgttaatccttcctttcgttttattattattcgcgtgttttgtatagaatggttttcttgttcttgttacggcgcgtgcggagcgcgggacgtgacatcctcgcccttggagttcaaatttccaaaggaaatttgactgatggtatctctgagttcgctcaaggcggacgtagatgtcgttggtagttgagtgactaccggtgttatcgatatcccttgaggttgtgctgtttgatcatcgatatttcgtcttcttttgaggtatagtagcgggtgggtgactgagccgcatattgttcctaatagggcgattttccaaatattgctgcactgacagttccaaattccataaaaccagtccataagcttgatacggtatttttcgctattgtcgttaatgtgttttgtccatcattgccaggatgtttactgttccagggacgattgtttttcctgttgctcctctggccaatgcgttcaagactgcagattttctgccgggaacatgacgtggtcccgtagtgcatcgaggtcttttgggtatacattccgcttgtggccaacgacgatggtgctgaatatcgccacgtttggcgcacgtccgggcggagttcctgtggtgcgattcctttgccaaacgggtagttccgagtagcattttgttgtatgtcgtacctttacttgtaccggaatgcatttgactatatggaccgcttctcctgcgatcaaagccatgtgtcctgggttttggttatggtgtatgcaaattcgtcgggcggtaagtttgccaagcttaaagcgttctctattagtttcttctgtgtggtgtatctttgtgtcagt from Bombus vancouverensis nearcticus unplaced genomic scaffold, iyBomVanc1_principal scaffold0051, whole genome shotgun sequence encodes the following:
- the LOC143304718 gene encoding omega-amidase NIT2-A-like, coding for MPEIEGDKLYNTCTIWGPDGTLIARHRKVHLFDIDIPNKITFRESDSLSPGNSLTTFDVKGCKIGIGICYDIRFEEMARIYRNKGCQMLIYPAAFNMTTGPLHWSLLQRFRANDNQLYVACISPARVP